A single window of Pygocentrus nattereri isolate fPygNat1 chromosome 24, fPygNat1.pri, whole genome shotgun sequence DNA harbors:
- the LOC108443643 gene encoding kelch-like protein 34: MLKGFVGCPLAAKEMVSPPSGMSFGHGLHIPAAAFLQSDLLSLILHQSARTRVMSYFLMLSKSHGNGMLSRFQSLRLERQMCDIILEAEGKQFPAHRTLLACSSDYFWSMFQEHTLESRAHSISLPALSSAGLEQVLDFIYTSWISLSPSTLEDTLEAACYLQVTHAVDLCTEYISDSLTLENCCFFANVAARYGLSEALAATNRFIARHMVKLLGAYGDRTRLLELNPESLQEVMGLEEMPGVKETTLLQFALDWLRCNPLSALESNSLLSRVRFSLVPPEELIRLSALNPALRTPFIHSLVQKALHYHMQGPLQPILQSVHTNVRTTTNKILLVGGGAEANRPQTQIQSYDVRSRKFRPLFVTMPKKLQYQGVCVVGNFLFVLGGEVVEVDAENEKTAVMTVSDQVWRYDPRFERWEEMEPLLQKRAQFSCCVVGGIIYAIGGRGQRAEPALSSVERYDMRAGCWRSGVSLPHSIHGQACATIGREIYISGGIHGSQPESSKEVLFINSLDHAAWERRSAMSIARFGHQMATVKEQIYAFLGMYEPFCDIERYDPEHDQWTRLKPLLHDRFCYGLTVTGGGRVLMFGGRKWQDGQEVCTPDVLEYDPEYDSWKQVCKLPGPLCGTQCAVMAISEPTET, from the exons ATGCTGAAGGGTTTTGTGGGCTGTCCACTAGCTGCAAAAGAGATGGTTAGCCCTCCCAGTGGCATGTCATTTGGCCATGGGCTACACATCCCAGCAgctgccttcctgcagagtgaccttctctcactcattctgcACCAGTCTGCAAGAACAAGGG taatGAGTTACTTTCTGATGCTCAGCAAGTCTCACGGCAATGGAATGCTGTCTCGGTTCCAGAGCTTGCGGCTGGAAAGGCAGATGTGCGACATTATTTTGGAGGCTGAAGGCAAGCAGTTTCCTGCTCACCGCACCTTGTTAGCCTGCTCCAGCGACTACTTCTGGTCGATGTTCCAGGAGCACACTCTGGAGTCTCGGGCCCACAGCATTAGTTTACCAGCCTTGTCCTCTGCTGGCCTGGAGCAGGTGCTGGATTTCATCTATACCTCGTGGATCTCACTGTCTCCATCCACCTTGGAGGACACCCTGGAAGCTGCCTGCTACCTGCAGGTTACACATGCTGTGGATCTCTGCACCGAGTACATCTCAGACAGCCTAACCCTGGAAAACTGCTGCTTTTTTGCCAATGTGGCAGCCCGTTATGGTCTCTCTGAGGCACTTGCTGCCACCAACCGTTTCATTGCAAGACATATGGTCAAGCTGCTTGGTGCTTATGGGGACAGGACCAGGCTGCTGGAGCTAAATCCTGAATCTTTGCAAGAGGTCATGGGATTAGAGGAGATGCCAGGGGTGAAGGAGACAACTTTACTTCAGTTTGCTCTAGATTGGCTGAGGTGCAACCCTTTATCTGCCCTGGAAAGTAACTCCCTACTCAGTCGTGTCCGATTCAGCCTGGTGCCTCCTGAAGAGCTGATCCGTTTGAGTGCCCTGAATCCAGCATTACGCACTCCCTTTATTCACAGCCTGGTGCAGAAAGCCTTGCATTACCACATGCAGGGTCCCCTTCAGCCCATACTGCAGAGTGTCCACACAAATGTAAGAACAACAACTAACAAAATATTACTGGTTGGAGGAGGAGCAGAAGCAAATCGTCCCCAGACGCAGATCCAGAGTTACGATGTACGCAGCAGGAAGTTCCGTCCACTGTTTGTTACCATGCCAAAGAAGCTCCAGtatcagggtgtgtgtgtggtgggaaACTTCCTGTTTGTGCTAGGAGGGGAGGTGGTTGAAGTGGATGCGGAGAATGAGAAGACAGCAGTGATGACCGTCTCAGATCAGGTGTGGCGATATGACCCTCGGTTTGAGCGCTGGGAAGAGATGGAGCCACTGCTGCAGAAGAGGGCACAGTTCTCCTGTTGTGTGGTCGGTGGAATTATTTATGCCATAGGTGGACGAGGTCAAAGAGCAGAACCTGCTCTGTCCTCAGTGGAGAGATACGACATGAGGGCAGGATGCTGGCGTAGTGGAGTGTCTTTGCCACATTCTATACATGGGCAAGCTTGTGCCACAATTGGCAGAGAGATCTACATTTCTGGTGGCATCCATGGCAGCCAGCCTGAGAGTAGCAAGGAGGTGTTATTCATCAACTCTCTTGATCATGCTGCCTGGGAAAGGCGATCGGCTATGTCTATAGCCAGATTTGGCCACCAAATGGCAACAGTAAAGGAGCAGATCTATGCTTTCCTGGGGATGTATGAACCGTTTTGTGATATTGAACGCTATGATCCTGAACACGACCAATGGACTCGACTAAAGCCTCTTCTACATGACCGCTTCTGCTACGGCTTGACAGTGACCGGGGGAGGACGTGTGCTGATGTTTGGAGGTCGAAAGTGGCAGGACGGACAGGAAGTGTGCACTCCTGATGTGCTGGAGTATGACCCTGAATATGACAGCTGGAAACAAGTGTGTAAACTTCCAGGCCCATTATGTGGGACACAGTGCGCTGTAATGGCCATCTCAGAACCTACAGAGACATAA